A single Asterias rubens chromosome 13, eAstRub1.3, whole genome shotgun sequence DNA region contains:
- the LOC117298489 gene encoding ecto-NOX disulfide-thiol exchanger 2-like, with translation MAGNFPNRQFLNDSPGGNMSGMGPMRMNQLMGFMEPPGFNDQPLEFSGAMRNEPRIIDGENMARNEDNGGNGIPPDMLRILQGQLTGNQWGMEPAMGNFPVGLDFMPGDQTGPGQFPTGPMDGGFPGGREPTQRILSGNGFTLTSPPHGRPQLASREKPVGCCTIFVGGLPPLCTNEMVKEIFENFGLIKKLLRVVRRAYCHIQYADEISVDKAFEVSGYRMRVEDNSSPRYSGVLRVDYSESRDDEEEYSRRQDHEERLRREEARLARREEEKSMKLSRHSDHEAQKLTDKLKGEETFSGALSILINWLDRGDCRKQTANSFFTLIKTAFSQTRRLSTEKQRLDDQIKAMTEMANKQTGDIYSQVSLINQVFVRATKQPSRDHFSKAQRKHIDSWKKAVLELCTTIQAELGLTEKGEADMDVSDEEEEVSIIKVDQTNVNKTRSQEVESWKRMKIELEPAPPPPPPETVDVDLEDTPGPSSAPSSAPPLKPDNVSKEEAEILRCQLEAYRNEVDLLKTEKVQYADEKETQIKALQHALLGMQQQLMEAKNKLKKDDETKKSEKSDSETKEASCSKSDITSTEVPQLIEKDAMLVGCISTFLHVHPFGASVEYLWSYLQRLSFSVSPQQIEGLLSKFPKMFKQELFGVGATLEKRWQFIGYTTCMEQSPSAWN, from the exons ATGGCAGGAAACTTTCCCAACAGACAATTTCTCAACGACAGCCCGGGAGGAAATATGAGCGGGATGGGGCCGATGAGAATGAACCAACTAA TGGGTTTCATGGAGCCACCAGGGTTTAACGATCAGCCACTTGAGTTCTCTGGAGCAATGAGAAATGAACCAAGAATCATCGACGGTGAAAATATGGCTAGAAATGAAGATAATG GAGGTAACGGCATTCCACCAGATATGCTCAGAATCCTGCAGGGTCAGCTGACAGGGAACCAGTGGGGTATGGAACCAGCTATGGGCAACTTCCCCGTCGGATTAGACTTCATGCCAGGAGACCAGACGGGCCCGGGACAGTTCCCTACTGGACCTATGGATGGTGGCTTTCCAGGGGGTAGAGAACCAACACAGAGGATACTCAGTGGCAATGGATTTACACTCACGTCACCTCCCCATG ggaGACCGCAGTTAGCGTCACGAGAGAAACCGGTTGGTTGTTGCACCATCTTTGTGGGGGGTCTCCCTCCGCTCTGCACCAATGAAATGGTGAAAGAAATATTTGAAAACTTTGGACTTATCAAGAAACTCTTGAGAGTTGTGAGACGAGCCTACTGCCACATCCAATACGCAGACGAGATCTCTGTTGATAAGGCTTTTGAAGTCTCAG GTTACAGAATGCGAGTTGAAGACAACAGCAGCCCAAGGTACTCGGGAGTTCTTCGCGTCGATTACTCAGAGTCGAGAGATGATGAGGAAGAATACTCAAGGAGACAGGACCATGAGGAGAGATTGAGACGAGAGGAGGCGAGACTTGCACGGAGAGAAGAAGAGAAGAGTATGAAGCTATCCAGACACTCGGATCATGAGGCGCAGAAACTCACCGATAAACTCAAAG gAGAGGAGACTTTCTCGGGTGCGCTATCCATCTTAATCAACTGGCTGGATCGAGGAGATTGTAGGAAGCAAACGGCCAACAGTTTCTTCACACTCATCAAAACGGCATTCAG TCAGACTAGGCGTTTATCGACGGAGAAGCAACGACTTGACGACCAGATCAAAGCGATGACGGAAATGGCTAACAAACAAACCGGTGACATCTATTCTCAAG TTTCGCTGATCAACCAAGTCTTTGTACGTGCAACCAAGCAACCGTCTCGAGATCATTTCAGCAAAGCCCAACGCAAGCATATTGACAGCTGGAAGAAAGCTGTACTG GAGTTATGTACAACGATCCAAGCCGAGTTGGGACTGACCGAGAAGGGAGAGGCAGATATGGATGTATCGGACGAAGAGGAAGAGGTTTCAATCATCAAAGTGGATCAGACTAACGTCAATAAGACGCGGTCTCAAGAAGTAGAATCATGGAAGAGGATGAAGATTGAACTAGAACCAGCTCCTCCTCCACCACCTCCTGAGACAGTGGATGTTGATCTTGAAGACACTCCAG GTCCTTCTTCAGCTCCTTCTTCAGCTCCTCCTTTGAAGCCAGACAATGTGAGTAAAGAAGAGGCAGAGATTCTCCGATGTCAGCTGGAGGCGTACCGTAACGAGGTGGATCTTTTGAAGACAGAGAAGGTTCAATACGCTGACGAGAAGGAGACGCAAATCAAGGCGCTGCAGCATGCACTCCTAGGAATGCAACAG CAACTAATGGAAGCCAAGAATAAATTGAAGAAAGACGACGAAACCAAGAAATCAGAG AAGTCAGATTCGGAGACTAAAGAGGCCAGTTGTAGTAAGAGTGACATCACATCGACTGAAGTCCCTCAACTCATCGAGAAAGATGCTATGCTTGTTG GTTGCATCAGTACATTCCTCCATGTTCATCCATTCGGAGCTTCAGTGGAATATCTTTGGTCTTATCTTCAACGTCTCAGCTTCAGTGTCTCACCACAACAAATAGAAG GTTTATTAAGCAAGTTTCCAAAGATGTTCAAGCAAGAGTTATTCGGTGTTGGCGCAACGCTTGAGAAACGATGGCAGTTTATTGGCTACACAACATGCATGGAACAATCACCAAGTGCCTGGAACTGA
- the LOC117298222 gene encoding centromere protein I-like: MATPAAEKRKSPNSLNTSSKSSATDQGSSYTVSMAIKFFKNDVSNRKVRGNAALILAIQQVELTAKREGLTARDISQLLDVAASSKFSDSISSRLIKSLLPSDKIPQEAVIKAVSWMCTNKPSNEIQGLLLKWMILTYDLLDGSDDLHALYGILFHFVENDVLCPQVCHLLYLLTRKQDVLAFRVHRLLSLQKRVGVQPHITGLLSVYKMYRPHLVSLVAPPTQRVYFRLTVKAWSAEVDKVKERLRNREEGSEAAALERLHGPAQESTQKSKKKKIEVIPKVSSSLMSQDGSGDAGYQLPGSPQGKVPLQHIKTFEDLLQNMNRLELPGQIAAVLESPYLQHAICCHSEQHTVQRLSFWLYQVLHQELLDNSSDGPNSRAERLLQTLINFTDFLHEDVPVCENFLVKYLHTWNGSDYRPYILRLITRFRMYPFQKLNDLILEPLRSLFFCSSVFFKCQIIYTLTELLRNYVSIELPRHTNTICNQAVKDASEIQHTGDSLRAQTQVSVFEVRVDNFQALHTIQELTTYVDRISGLGLIIEKDNVLLMHYVLEFFELISCLHLRYAVPFAYVPSSGTFYRALFASNAMSCSRLCKIICNYKDAFQALKKMVSNEESDLLFTNIMRDGIQLLNQYILDMSNALWRNKAFLHSNKTVVFDIPVTTLQTTGVKHINEAFSIHLHMAMLPFACSFLKQTQPKGKKVHPSLIRSSERDTYLDFLKRERLDGIVSFINTFIKRNVIHPTPQKQSSK; encoded by the exons ATGTTTCCAACAGGAAGGTCCGAGGGAATGCAGCTTTAATCCTAGCCATTCAACAAGTTGAGCTAACTGCTAAGAGGGAAGGCTTGACAGCTAGGGACATCTCTCAACTTCTTGACGTGGCTGCGTCTTCAAAGTTTT CGGACTCCATCAGTTCCCGCCTCATCAAGAGTCTCCTCCCATCAGATAAGATTCCTCAAGAAGCTGTGATTAAAGCAGTGTCATGGATGTGCACCAATAAACCTTCAAATGAAATACAG GGTTTGTTGCTGAAATGGATGATATTGACCTACGACCTTTTGGATGGAAGTGACGACCTCCATGCCTTGTATGGGATCCTATTCCATTTTGTGGAGAATGACGTTCTG TGTCCTCAAGTCTGTCATCTGCTATACCTTCTCACAAGGAAACAAGACGTTCTTGCTTTTAGAGTTCACCGCCTTCTTAGTCTTCAGAAGAGAGTG GGAGTCCAACCTCACATCACAGGCTTACTCTCAGTCTACAAGATGTACCGCCCCCATCTTGTTTCCCTGGTGGCTCCGCCCACTCAGAGGGTGTACTTTCGTCTGACTGTTAAGGCGTGGTCAGCGGAGGTCGACAAGGTCAAAGAGCGGTTACGGAATCGTGAAGAAGGCTCAGAGGCTGCTGCTCTGGAGAGGTTGCATGGTCCTGCGCAAGAGTCAACACAG AAatccaagaagaagaagatagAGGTCATCCCCAAGGTCAGTTCCTCGCTGATGTCACAAGATGGATCAGGGGATGCTGGTTACCAACTACCTGGTTCCCCTCAGGGCAAAGTACCCCTGCAACACATCAAGACGTTTGAGGACTTACTACAAAATATGAATAGATTGGAG CTACCTGGTCAGATAGCGGCAGTATTAGAATCCCCGTACCTCCAGCATGCTATCTGTTGCCATTCAGAACAACACACTGTACAAAGATTAAGCTTCTGGCTTTATCAAGTCTTACATCAAG aaCTACTGGATAACTCATCGGATGGTCCCAACTCAAGAGCAGAGAGATTGCTTCAGACTCTGATCAACTTTACCGACTTCTTGCAC GAAGACGTTCCAGTGTGTGAAAACTTTCTGGTCAAGTATCTCCACACATGGAACGGTTCAGATTATAGGCCATACATCCTGAGGCTCATCACCAGATTCAGAATGTACCCGTTCCAGA AGTTGAACGACCTGATCCTTGAGCCGCTGCGGTCTTTATTCTTTTGCTCGTCCGTGTTCTTCAAGTGTCAGATCATCTACACACTGACGGAGCTTCTTCGTAACTACGTGTCCATCGAGCTCCCTCGCCATACCAACACAATCTGCAACCAAGCTGTTAAAGATGCTTCGGAGATCCAACACACAGGGGACTCTCTTCGTGCACAGACTCA AGTGTCCGTCTTCGAGGTACGTGTAGACAATTTCCAGGCTCTGCATACCATTCAAGAGTTGACGACGTACGTCGACAGAATCAGCGGTCTCGGACTCattattgaaaaagacaacGTGCTACTCATGCATTATGTGCTAGAGTTCTTCGAATTG atATCGTGTCTTCATCTACGATACGCAGTTCCTTTTGCGTACGTCCCGTCGTCTGGTACTTTCTACAGGGCTCTGTTTGCCAGTAACGCCATGTCCTGTTCTCGGCTCTGTAAAATCATCTGCAA TTACAAAGATGCATTTCAAGCCCTGAAGAAGATGGTTTCCAATGAGGAGTCTGACCTTCTGTTCACG AACATCATGAGGGATGGCATCCAGCTCCTTAACCAATACATCTTAGATATGAGCAACGCTTTGTGGAGAAACAAAGCTTTCCTTCACTCCAACAAGACGGTAGTCTTTGATATCCCAGTGACGACGTTACAGACGACTGGCGTTAAACACATCAACGAAGCATTCTCAATACATCTCCATATGGCCATGCTGCCGTTTGCCTGCAGTTTCCTCAAACAG acGCAGCCGAAAGGCAAGAAGGTTCATCCGAGCTTGATCAGATCATCAGAGCGAGACACCTACCTGGATTTCCTGAAGAGAGAACGCCTCGACGGAATCGTCTCTTTCATCAATACGTTCATCAAACGGAATGTGATCCATCCGACCCCACAGAAACAATCTAGTAAATGA